From a region of the Rhipicephalus microplus isolate Deutch F79 chromosome X, USDA_Rmic, whole genome shotgun sequence genome:
- the LOC119160829 gene encoding uncharacterized protein LOC119160829 isoform X1 gives MMIMAIKNPTQKKKGLKKKDTESLVEDPLNMIKTACSEHVPSPWLSDAQPQKETMGEERPRNITHLGQSGNFIHMGDGSLCLERGFTILDSLVDSWPGFLSRDGVHPSRLGNKVLADFLHREACALSTQLERRHIQQSYKESKASAWSGWARQEHFSINLEVDFLALGMHAVQYSPAVGGPSAAPAPVWKTSSALMQRHDTDQLASTIHGIGFTLVGGVRVRCKGSKAWWTWDSLPSPIFHGTSVPCKGNTEERPIQPMIPSRGASTTCDRKIRRASQEHESALVRSSVGEEEASAGKAAVPQAVGQCGDSEWKLVQSKKSRRKAAALHKQEQSSKLCADSEGKVLAVTAAKSIRSTSPMTAVVSQKQIQSASSAVCGRKPEGRASVSHNVIRDSFKKVQCVPSKQLKDCSVSSATHCESVTNDAVNEVSVCKSHLPALTRDCMRIERDPGTEAGDPMEAGCTAAVQYKYCEAALTSRSRPVSPGAQAICVNTGANPTVLNNPVYTLYGGGSKVYLNATFDNFPSFKKSFDEWCREGRHVVMINKSNKSPFTSEDKDFEYIRIKYSCIHGRTIKPRGIGKRPKQAYNGTGCEMTVSVSLCKSPTLHYKITKLQAKHNHPTEYYDLYPQKRLLNHGEKEEFFDLAKCNIGSKDFKNLVEQKTGKKLTTKNINNYKQRFSIPIRNEQAHGEMVLEKVETLLKNYPNWVIHYEMNQNNNLQFILLQTTHMREILEKYPEILFIDGTYKVNIEGYILYSILVQDGRGRGRPVCYAFLRNETTEIVEPMFTKFVDFNPFVVSACKVVMIDKDLNELRILTSILPNSNILLCTWHVLHFFQQKVNEKARQQRDQLLPLLKSLVYSPTEQDYFDKLANLQAMTCTDFISYYMHNWHLCKEMWVHAYRQALPTFGNNTNNRIECHNQKIKNYLSSSMHLVQAIEALVGYIDNDSLSLQFSKLKEMKLNLNINDFNDQFQLELSRNCTSEATSKVLEQYEKFKNVSYQVTSTPNSYVVVSSRSQYSVSLCLASCTCAFYNQYTLPCAHILAVRDFTKQDLFDKACIPDRWCKDHFLSDSCTTTSATPVVTSSIQSPPCVKLDTAQEKSSTLWTHPVVKSSGSWMMLSSSS, from the coding sequence CTTTGCCTGGAGAGGGGCTTCACTATCCTGGATAGTCTTGTGGACAGCTGGCCTGGATTCCTGAGCAGGGATGGTGTCCACCCCAGCCGGCTTGGCAACAAGGTGCTGGCAGACTTCCTGCACCGTGAGGCCTGTGCCTTGTCCACCCAACTAGAGAGGAGACACATCCAACAGTCCTACAAGGAGTCCAAGGCATCTGCATGGAGTGGGTGGGCTCGGCAGGAGCACTTTTCCATCAACTTGGAAGTCGATTTTCTAGCACTTGGTATGCATGCAGTTCAATATTCTCCAGCAGTAGGTGGACCTTCCGCTGCACCAGCTCCTGTCTGGAAAACCAGCAGTGCTCTCATGCAGAGACACGACACTGACCAACTGGCCAGTACCATTCATGGTATTGGCTTTACGCTCGTTGGCGGTGTCCGCGTTCGCTGCAAGGGAAGCAAGGCTTGGTGGACCTGGGACAGCCTGCCTTCCCCCATTTTCCATGGCACAAGTGTACCATGCAAGGGAAACACTGAGGAGAGGCCTATTCAGCCAATGATCCCTAGTCGAGGTGCAAGCACCACTTGTGACAGGAAAATAAGGAGAGCCTCACAGGAGCATGAGAGTGCTCTTGTGCGCTCTTCTGTGGGGGAAGAGgaggccagtgctggaaaagcagctgtgccacaggctgtcggccagtgtggcgacagtgagtggaaactggtgcagtcaaagaagagccggcggaaggctgcggcactgcacaagcaagaacagagctctaaactgtgtgcagacagtgaaggcaaagttcttgctgtgacagctgccaagtccatcaggtccacttcacctatgacagcagttgtgagccagaaacagattcagtctgcttcttccgctgtctgtggtagaaagcctgaaggacgagccagtgtctcgcacaacgtcattcgtgatagttttaaaaaggtgcagtgtgttcctagcaagcagttgaaagactgctcagttagttccgcgactcactgtgaatctgtcacgaatgacgctgtgaacgaggtttctgtctgcaaaagccatctaccagcactgactcgggattgcatgcgaattgagcgcgatcctggcacagaggctggtgaccctatggaagctgggtgcactgcagctgtgcagtacaagtattgtgaggctGCTTTGACATCCAGAAGCAGGCCTGTCAGCCCTGGTGCCCAGGCTATTTGTGTAAACACTGGTGCCAACCCAACCGTCCTCAATAACCCAGTATATACACTATATGGTGGCGGTAGCAAAGTTTATTTAAATGCAACATTTGATAACTTTCCTTCTtttaagaaaagctttgatgagtggtgcagggagggcaggcatgtagtcatgataaataagagtaataaaagtccattcacatcagaagataaggacttcgagtatattaggattaaatatagctgcattcacggtcgcacaataaagcccagggggataggaaagcgaccaaagcaagcttacaatggtactggctgtgaaatgacagtatcggtaagcctatgtaaatcgcctactctgcactacaagataactaaactacaagctaagcataaccatcccacagaatattatgatttgtatcctcagaagaggctcctgaatcatggagaaaaagaagaattctttgacttagctaaatgtaatattggctcaaaggattttaaaaacttggtcgagcaaaaaactggtaagaagttaactacaaagaacattaataattacaagcaacgattttctattcctatccgcaatgagcaggctcatggtgaaatggttttagagaaggtagagaccttgctaaaaaattatccaaactgggttattcactatgaaatgaatcaaaataataacctgcaattcatacttcttcaaacaacgcatatgcgtgagattttggaaaagtatccagagattctatttattgatggaacgtataaagtgaatattgagggttatattctttactctatattagttcaagacggtcgtggtcgtgggagacctgtgtgttatgccttcttacgaaatgagacgactgaaattgttgagcccatgttcacaaagtttgtagatttcaacccatttgttgtgtctgcttgcaaagtagtgatgattgataaagatctcaatgaactgcgcattttaaccagtattcttcctaattctaacatacttttgtgtacgtggcatgtgttgcattttttccagcaaaaggttaatgaaaaagctagacagcaacgtgatcagttgcttcctctcttaaaaagcttagtttattcccccactgagcaagactacttcgataagcttgctaacctccaagctatgacttgcacagatttcatttcttactatatgcataactggcacttgtgtaaggaaatgtgggtacatgcatatcggcaagcccttcctacatttggtaataatactaataatcgcattgagtgccacaatcaaaagattaaaaattatctctcttcaagcatgcatttggttcaagcaatagaagcattggtaggttacattgataatgattctttatctctacagttctctaagcttaaagaaatgaagctgaacctaaacataaatgatttcaatgaccaatttcagctagaattgtcccgtaattgcacttctgaggctacaagtaaagtactagagcagtatgagaagtttaaaaatgtaagttatcaagtcacttccactcctaattcttatgttgtagtttcatcaagatcacagtacagtgtttcattgtgcttggcttcttgcacatgtgctttttataaccagtacactctgccttgtgcacatattttagcagtgcgtgactttactaagcaagatcttttcgacaaggcttgcataccagacaggtggtgcaaggatcatttcctgagtgacagctgcacaaccactagtgccacaccagtggtaacaagcagcattcagtcaccaccctgtgtgaagcttgacactgcacaagagaa